A genomic window from Microvirga sp. TS319 includes:
- a CDS encoding tRNA-binding protein, with the protein MEQAQSPTPTITFDDFQKVDIRVGRITAAEPFPQARKPAFKLTIDFGPEIGTKRSSAQITVNHTMEELVGSLVLAVVNFPPRQIGPFMSEVLTLGVPDANGDVMLIRPDRDVPVGGRLY; encoded by the coding sequence CCGACGCCGACGATCACGTTCGACGATTTTCAGAAGGTCGACATTCGCGTCGGCCGAATCACCGCTGCCGAGCCATTTCCGCAGGCTCGCAAACCGGCATTCAAGCTCACCATCGATTTCGGGCCCGAGATCGGCACCAAGCGCTCGTCCGCGCAGATCACCGTGAACCACACGATGGAAGAGCTCGTCGGATCCCTGGTGCTCGCGGTGGTCAATTTCCCCCCGCGCCAGATCGGACCCTTCATGTCGGAGGTTCTCACGCTCGGCGTGCCCGATGCGAACGGCGACGTGATGCTCATCCGCCCCGACCGCGACGTGCCGGTTGGGGGAAGGCTGTATTGA